The following are from one region of the Shinella sp. PSBB067 genome:
- a CDS encoding adenylate kinase, whose product MRLIFLGPPGAGKGTQAKLLTEKYGIPQLSTGDMLRAAVAAGTDVGQRAKAVMDAGQLVSDAIVNEIVSDRVDSPDCARGFILDGYPRTVPQAEALDRILAGKGIALDAVIELKVDEDALVKRMENRVAETVAAGGTVRSDDNPEAFKRRLTEYREKTAPLSNYYASTGKLQTVDGMANVDKVTAEIAGILENA is encoded by the coding sequence ATGAGACTGATTTTTCTGGGGCCGCCGGGCGCTGGCAAGGGAACGCAAGCCAAGCTCCTGACGGAGAAGTACGGTATTCCGCAGCTTTCCACGGGTGACATGCTGCGCGCGGCCGTCGCCGCCGGCACGGATGTCGGCCAGCGGGCGAAGGCCGTCATGGATGCCGGCCAGCTCGTCTCCGACGCGATCGTCAACGAGATCGTGTCCGACCGCGTCGATTCGCCGGACTGTGCCAGGGGCTTCATCCTCGACGGCTATCCGCGCACGGTTCCGCAGGCCGAGGCGCTCGACCGGATCCTCGCCGGCAAGGGCATCGCGCTCGACGCCGTGATCGAATTGAAGGTCGACGAGGACGCGCTGGTCAAGCGCATGGAGAATCGCGTGGCGGAAACGGTCGCCGCCGGCGGCACGGTCCGTTCCGACGACAATCCGGAGGCCTTCAAGCGCCGCCTGACTGAATACCGCGAAAAGACCGCGCCGCTGTCGAACTACTACGCTTCGACGGGCAAGCTTCAGACGGTCGACGGCATGGCCAATGTCGACAAGGTGACCGCCGAGATCGCGGGAATCCTCGAGAACGCCTGA
- the rpsM gene encoding 30S ribosomal protein S13, producing MARIAGVNIPTAKRVVIALRYIHGIGPKFAQEIIEKVGIPADRRVHQLTDAEILQIREAIDRDYQVEGDLRRETSMNIKRLMDLGCYRGLRHRRGLPVRGQRTHTNARTRKGPAKAIAGKKK from the coding sequence GTGGCACGTATCGCTGGCGTCAACATCCCGACCGCGAAGCGCGTCGTAATCGCGCTCCGTTACATTCACGGGATCGGCCCGAAGTTTGCACAGGAAATCATCGAGAAGGTCGGTATCCCGGCCGATCGCCGCGTGCATCAGCTCACGGACGCAGAGATCCTGCAGATCCGCGAAGCCATCGACCGCGACTACCAGGTCGAAGGCGACCTGCGTCGCGAGACCTCGATGAACATCAAGCGTCTCATGGACCTCGGCTGCTACCGTGGCCTGCGTCACCGTCGTGGCCTTCCGGTCCGCGGTCAGCGCACGCACACCAATGCCCGCACCCGCAAGGGTCCGGCCAAGGCCATCGCAGGCAAGAAGAAGTAA
- the rpsK gene encoding 30S ribosomal protein S11, with amino-acid sequence MAKEAARVRRRERKNITSGVAHVNSSFNNTMITITDAQGNAIAWSSAGAKGFKGSRKSTPFAAQIAAEDCAKKAQEHGMKSLEVEVCGPGSGRESALRALQAAGFMITSIRDVTPIPHNGCRPRKKRRV; translated from the coding sequence ATGGCCAAGGAAGCCGCACGCGTCCGCCGTCGCGAACGCAAGAACATCACCTCGGGTGTTGCTCACGTCAATTCTTCGTTCAACAACACGATGATCACCATCACCGACGCGCAGGGCAACGCCATTGCCTGGTCGTCCGCTGGTGCAAAGGGCTTCAAGGGTTCGCGCAAGTCGACCCCGTTCGCCGCCCAGATCGCCGCCGAAGACTGCGCCAAGAAGGCCCAGGAACACGGCATGAAGTCGCTGGAAGTCGAAGTCTGCGGTCCGGGTTCCGGCCGTGAATCGGCTCTGCGCGCCCTCCAGGCTGCCGGCTTCATGATCACGTCCATCCGCGACGTGACCCCGATCCCGCACAACGGTTGCCGTCCGCGCAAGAAGCGCCGCGTCTGA
- a CDS encoding DNA-directed RNA polymerase subunit alpha → MIQKNWQELIKPNKVEFSSSGRTKASLVAEPLERGFGLTLGNALRRVLLSSLRGAAVTAVQIDGVLHEFSSIPGVREDVTDIVLNIKEIAIKMDGDDAKRMVVRKQGPGVVTAGDIQTVGDIEILNPDHVICTLDEGAEIRMEFTVNNGKGYVPADRNRSEDAPIGLIPVDSLYSPVKKVSYKVENTREGQVLDYDKLTMTIETDGSVTGEDAIAFAARILQDQLSVFVNFDEPQKEAEEESVTELAFNPALLKKVDELELSVRSANCLKNDNIVYIGDLIQKTEAEMLRTPNFGRKSLNEIKEVLASMGLHLGMEVPAWPPENIEDLAKRYEDQY, encoded by the coding sequence ATGATCCAGAAAAACTGGCAGGAACTGATCAAGCCGAACAAGGTGGAGTTCTCCTCCTCCGGCCGCACCAAGGCAAGCCTTGTTGCAGAGCCGCTGGAGCGTGGCTTCGGCCTGACGCTCGGCAACGCGCTGCGGCGCGTGCTCCTGTCGTCGTTGCGCGGTGCGGCTGTGACCGCCGTGCAGATCGACGGCGTCCTGCACGAGTTCTCCTCCATCCCGGGCGTCCGGGAAGACGTGACGGACATCGTGCTCAACATCAAGGAAATCGCCATCAAGATGGATGGCGACGATGCCAAGCGCATGGTCGTGCGCAAGCAGGGTCCGGGCGTCGTGACGGCTGGTGACATCCAGACGGTCGGCGACATCGAGATCCTGAACCCCGACCACGTCATCTGCACCCTCGACGAGGGCGCGGAAATCCGCATGGAGTTCACGGTCAACAACGGCAAGGGCTACGTCCCGGCCGACCGCAACCGCTCCGAAGACGCGCCGATCGGCCTCATCCCGGTCGACAGCCTCTACTCGCCGGTCAAGAAAGTGTCCTACAAGGTGGAAAACACCCGTGAAGGCCAGGTTCTCGACTACGACAAGCTGACGATGACCATCGAGACCGACGGTTCCGTCACGGGCGAAGACGCGATCGCGTTCGCGGCCCGCATTCTCCAGGACCAGCTCTCGGTCTTCGTCAACTTCGACGAACCGCAGAAGGAAGCCGAGGAAGAATCGGTCACGGAACTGGCGTTCAACCCGGCGCTCCTCAAGAAGGTCGACGAACTGGAACTTTCCGTCCGTTCGGCGAACTGCCTGAAGAACGACAACATCGTCTATATCGGCGATCTCATTCAGAAGACCGAAGCCGAAATGCTTCGCACTCCGAATTTTGGTCGCAAGTCGCTCAACGAGATCAAGGAAGTTCTCGCTTCCATGGGCCTGCACCTCGGCATGGAAGTGCCCGCATGGCCGCCGGAGAACATCGAAGATCTCGCCAAGCGCTACGAAGACCAGTACTAA
- the rplQ gene encoding 50S ribosomal protein L17 translates to MRHQNSGRKLNRTASHRKAMFANMAASLIQHEQIVTTLPKAKEIRPIVEKLVTLGKRGDLHARRQAISQIRDVAVVSKLFDAIASRYANRNGGYLRIMKAGYRHGDNAPLAVIEFVDRDVDAKGAADKARVAAEAEAAEAA, encoded by the coding sequence ATGCGCCACCAGAATTCGGGTCGCAAACTCAACCGTACCGCCAGCCACCGCAAGGCGATGTTCGCCAACATGGCTGCCTCGCTCATCCAGCATGAGCAGATCGTAACGACGCTGCCGAAGGCGAAGGAAATCCGCCCGATCGTCGAGAAGCTCGTCACCCTCGGCAAGCGCGGCGACCTGCACGCTCGCCGCCAGGCGATCTCGCAGATCCGCGACGTTGCCGTCGTTTCGAAGCTCTTCGACGCGATCGCAAGCCGCTATGCCAACCGCAACGGTGGCTACCTGCGCATCATGAAGGCCGGCTACCGCCACGGCGACAACGCCCCGCTCGCCGTCATCGAGTTCGTCGACCGCGACGTCGATGCCAAGGGCGCGGCCGACAAGGCCCGCGTTGCCGCTGAAGCGGAAGCTGCCGAAGCCGCCTGA
- the msrQ gene encoding protein-methionine-sulfoxide reductase heme-binding subunit MsrQ, which translates to MAAIPALPRKYHAASIWLLYVAGLAPAAYGFWLGATGRLPGNPVKEFEHLLGLWALRFLVATLAITPLRDLVGLNWIRYRRALGLLAFWYVLMHFLTYMVLDQYLNFSAVLADIAKRPFITIGMAGFVMLIPLALTSNTWSIRRLGPRWTKLHRLVYVIAAAGALHFAMSVKVVGLEPWTYIVLVVLLVSWRLVRTPFNRWKRGSGGRAQFNRA; encoded by the coding sequence ATGGCCGCCATCCCCGCCCTGCCCCGCAAATACCATGCGGCGTCGATCTGGCTGCTCTATGTCGCCGGGCTTGCGCCTGCGGCCTATGGGTTCTGGCTCGGAGCGACGGGGCGGCTTCCCGGCAACCCGGTCAAGGAGTTCGAGCACCTGCTCGGGCTATGGGCGCTGCGCTTCCTCGTCGCCACGCTGGCGATCACCCCGCTTCGCGACCTCGTCGGCCTAAACTGGATCCGCTACCGCCGCGCGCTCGGCCTGCTCGCCTTCTGGTACGTGCTGATGCACTTCCTGACCTATATGGTGCTCGACCAGTACCTGAATTTCTCCGCCGTTCTCGCCGACATCGCCAAGCGCCCCTTCATCACCATCGGCATGGCCGGGTTCGTGATGCTGATCCCGCTGGCGCTGACCTCCAACACCTGGTCGATCCGCAGGCTCGGGCCGCGCTGGACGAAACTGCACCGGCTCGTCTACGTCATCGCGGCCGCCGGGGCGCTGCATTTCGCCATGTCGGTGAAGGTCGTCGGGCTGGAGCCGTGGACCTATATCGTTCTGGTGGTCCTGCTCGTCTCCTGGCGCCTCGTGCGAACGCCCTTCAACCGCTGGAAGCGGGGGAGCGGCGGCAGGGCGCAGTTCAACAGGGCGTAG
- the msrP gene encoding protein-methionine-sulfoxide reductase catalytic subunit MsrP, translating into MSLYRPPRIAASEITPEHCFLDRRSFLAAAAGGALMAAGTPAFAEALKASKSRYAVDETLTPEKDVTSYNNFYEFGMGKGDPLANSEKFKPTPWTVKVDGLVGKPREFGLEELLAMPLEDRVYRMRCVEAWSMVIPWVGFPLAALLDKVEPLGDARYVAFETVVRPAEMPGQSGYFQSLPWPYVEGLRLDEARHPLTILSVGVYGKTLPNQNGAPIRLVVPWKYGFKGIKSIVKITLTDKQPPSTWNISAPNEYGFYANVNPEVDHPRWSQASENRIGEGGFFGANRRPTLPFNGYGDEVADLYAGMDLRANY; encoded by the coding sequence ATGTCCCTCTATCGCCCGCCCCGTATAGCCGCCTCGGAAATCACGCCCGAGCACTGTTTCCTCGATCGCCGCTCATTTCTGGCCGCGGCGGCCGGGGGCGCGCTGATGGCGGCGGGAACGCCCGCCTTCGCGGAAGCGCTGAAGGCGTCGAAGAGCCGCTATGCGGTCGACGAGACGCTGACGCCCGAAAAGGACGTGACCAGCTACAACAATTTCTACGAGTTCGGCATGGGCAAGGGCGACCCGCTGGCAAACTCGGAAAAATTCAAGCCGACGCCATGGACGGTCAAGGTCGACGGCCTCGTCGGCAAGCCCAGGGAATTCGGGCTCGAAGAGCTGCTTGCCATGCCGCTCGAGGACCGGGTCTACCGCATGCGCTGCGTGGAGGCGTGGTCCATGGTGATCCCGTGGGTCGGCTTTCCGCTCGCCGCGCTCCTCGACAAGGTCGAGCCGCTGGGCGATGCCAGATATGTCGCCTTCGAGACGGTCGTCCGGCCGGCGGAAATGCCGGGCCAGTCGGGTTATTTCCAGTCGCTGCCCTGGCCCTATGTCGAGGGCCTGAGGCTCGACGAGGCGCGCCATCCGCTGACGATCCTCTCCGTCGGCGTCTACGGCAAGACGCTGCCGAACCAGAACGGCGCGCCGATCCGGCTCGTCGTGCCGTGGAAATATGGCTTCAAGGGCATCAAGTCGATCGTGAAGATCACGCTCACGGACAAGCAGCCGCCTTCGACCTGGAACATCTCCGCGCCGAACGAGTACGGCTTCTACGCCAACGTCAATCCGGAGGTCGACCATCCGCGCTGGAGCCAGGCGAGCGAGAACCGAATCGGCGAGGGCGGCTTCTTCGGGGCAAACCGCCGCCCGACCCTGCCCTTCAACGGCTACGGGGACGAGGTCGCCGACCTCTATGCCGGCATGGACCTCAGGGCAAACTACTGA
- a CDS encoding DegQ family serine endoprotease, which yields MALAFMTPATAQERTVPQSRTEMQLSFAPLVKQVENAVVNVYAERVVERRSIFEGDPFFEEFFGQRMPNRSEKQSSLGSGVIVGPKGFVVTNNHVIEGASDIKVALADGREFESTVVLKDERVDLAVLKIKSDADFATLPLGDSDAVQVGDLVLAIGNPFGVGQTVTSGIVSALARNQVRSGDFGFFIQTDASINPGNSGGGLINMNGELIGINTAIFSRGGGSNGVGFAIPANLVKTFVASAENGNATFDRPFVGATFDAVTSEVAEALGLERARGALVSQVQPGSPAEKAGMKAGQVVTAVNGIQVEHPDALGYRLTTVGIGGTARITVIADGKEQELTLSLDRAPETTPRDERLIEGRNPFSGAVVANLSPRVAEELRMPTNKTTTGVVVTEVNRGSPAARIGLQPRDIVVELNGTPVTTSEKLAALVNEDPSIWRVEIERDGQRIRQFFR from the coding sequence ATGGCGCTAGCGTTCATGACGCCCGCAACGGCTCAGGAGCGCACCGTTCCCCAGTCGCGCACGGAGATGCAGCTCTCCTTCGCCCCGCTCGTCAAGCAGGTCGAGAATGCCGTCGTCAACGTCTATGCCGAGCGCGTCGTCGAGCGCCGCTCGATCTTCGAGGGCGATCCCTTCTTCGAGGAGTTCTTCGGCCAGCGCATGCCGAACCGCAGCGAGAAGCAGTCCTCGCTCGGCTCGGGCGTCATCGTCGGCCCCAAGGGCTTCGTGGTGACGAACAACCACGTCATCGAGGGCGCCAGCGACATCAAGGTGGCGCTGGCCGACGGCCGCGAATTCGAAAGCACCGTCGTGCTCAAGGACGAGCGCGTCGACCTCGCCGTGCTGAAGATCAAGTCGGATGCCGATTTCGCCACCCTGCCGCTCGGCGACAGCGATGCCGTTCAGGTCGGCGATCTCGTGCTGGCTATCGGCAACCCGTTCGGCGTCGGCCAGACGGTGACGAGCGGCATTGTCTCGGCGCTTGCCCGCAACCAGGTGCGCTCGGGCGATTTCGGCTTCTTCATCCAGACGGACGCCTCCATCAACCCCGGCAATTCCGGCGGCGGCCTCATCAACATGAACGGCGAGCTGATCGGCATCAACACCGCCATCTTCTCGCGCGGCGGCGGTTCGAACGGCGTCGGCTTCGCCATTCCGGCCAATCTCGTGAAGACTTTCGTCGCCAGCGCCGAGAACGGCAACGCCACCTTCGACCGCCCCTTTGTCGGCGCGACCTTCGACGCGGTGACCTCCGAGGTCGCGGAAGCCCTCGGGCTTGAACGCGCCCGCGGCGCGCTCGTCTCGCAGGTCCAGCCCGGCAGCCCGGCGGAAAAAGCCGGCATGAAGGCCGGGCAGGTCGTCACCGCCGTCAACGGCATCCAGGTCGAGCATCCCGATGCGCTCGGCTATCGCCTCACCACCGTCGGCATCGGCGGCACGGCGCGCATCACCGTCATCGCCGACGGCAAGGAGCAGGAGCTGACGCTTTCCCTCGACCGTGCGCCCGAGACGACGCCGCGCGACGAGCGGCTGATCGAGGGCCGCAATCCCTTCTCCGGCGCCGTTGTCGCCAACCTCTCGCCGCGCGTCGCGGAAGAGCTGCGCATGCCGACCAACAAGACGACGACCGGCGTCGTCGTCACCGAGGTCAACCGCGGCTCGCCGGCCGCCCGCATCGGCCTCCAGCCGCGCGACATCGTCGTTGAGCTGAACGGCACGCCGGTGACCACGAGCGAGAAGCTCGCCGCGCTCGTGAACGAGGACCCCTCCATCTGGCGCGTCGAGATCGAGCGCGACGGCCAGCGCATCCGCCAGTTCTTCCGATGA
- a CDS encoding replication-associated recombination protein A: MSDLFAPREPEEMAAKRPLADRLRPRTLGEVSGQEHLTGPDGVLSRMIEAGSLGSMIFWGPPGTGKTTVARLLSGETGLAFEQISAIFSGVADLKKVFEAARLRRMGGRQTLLFVDEIHRFNRAQQDSFLPVMEDGTIVLVGATTENPSFELNAALLSRARVLTFKPHDEQSLEELLKRAEAIEEKPLPLDEEARASLLRMADGDGRAVLTLAEEVWRAARSGEAFGQDDLFRIVQRRAPVYDKSQDGHYNLISALHKAVRGSDPDAALYYLTRMLDAGEDPLFLCRRMVRMAVEDIGLADPQALVVCNAAKDAYDFLGSPEGELALAQACVYLATAPKSNAVYTAYKSAMRAAKENGSLLPPKHILNAPTKLMKGEGYGEGYRYDHDEPEAFSGQDYFPEKMGRRTFYDPPERGFERELRKRLEWWAKLRREKGGNG, from the coding sequence ATGAGCGACCTCTTCGCCCCGCGTGAACCGGAGGAGATGGCGGCAAAGCGGCCCCTGGCCGACCGCCTGCGCCCCCGCACGCTGGGCGAGGTCTCCGGACAGGAGCACCTGACCGGCCCGGACGGCGTGCTCTCGCGCATGATCGAGGCGGGCTCGCTCGGCTCGATGATCTTCTGGGGCCCGCCCGGCACCGGCAAGACCACGGTGGCGCGGCTGCTGTCCGGCGAGACCGGCCTTGCCTTCGAGCAGATCTCGGCGATCTTCTCCGGCGTCGCCGACCTCAAGAAGGTCTTCGAAGCCGCACGCCTGCGCCGCATGGGCGGCCGCCAGACCCTGCTCTTCGTCGACGAAATCCATCGCTTCAACCGCGCCCAGCAGGACAGCTTCCTGCCGGTCATGGAGGACGGCACGATCGTGCTCGTCGGCGCGACGACGGAGAACCCGTCCTTCGAGCTCAATGCCGCTCTTCTCTCGCGCGCCCGCGTGCTGACCTTCAAGCCGCATGACGAGCAAAGCCTGGAGGAGCTTCTGAAGCGCGCCGAAGCCATCGAGGAAAAGCCCTTGCCGCTCGACGAGGAGGCGCGCGCCTCGCTGCTGCGCATGGCCGACGGCGACGGGCGGGCGGTGCTGACACTGGCCGAGGAGGTGTGGCGTGCCGCACGCTCGGGCGAAGCCTTCGGCCAGGACGATCTCTTCCGCATCGTCCAGCGCCGCGCGCCGGTCTACGACAAGTCGCAGGACGGCCACTACAACCTCATCTCCGCCCTGCACAAGGCCGTGCGCGGCTCCGATCCCGATGCCGCGCTCTACTATCTCACCCGCATGCTGGATGCCGGCGAGGACCCGCTGTTCCTCTGCCGCCGCATGGTGCGCATGGCGGTGGAGGATATCGGCCTTGCCGATCCTCAGGCGCTCGTCGTCTGCAACGCCGCCAAGGATGCCTACGATTTCCTCGGCTCCCCGGAGGGCGAGCTGGCGCTGGCGCAGGCCTGCGTCTATCTCGCCACCGCCCCGAAATCCAACGCCGTCTACACCGCCTACAAGTCCGCCATGCGGGCGGCGAAGGAAAACGGCTCCCTGCTGCCGCCCAAGCATATCCTCAACGCCCCGACCAAGCTGATGAAGGGCGAGGGCTATGGCGAAGGCTACCGCTACGACCATGACGAGCCGGAGGCCTTTTCCGGCCAGGACTATTTCCCCGAAAAGATGGGCCGCCGCACCTTCTACGATCCGCCGGAACGCGGCTTCGAGCGGGAGCTGCGCAAGCGGCTGGAATGGTGGGCGAAGCTGCGCCGGGAGAAGGGCGGGAACGGCTAG
- a CDS encoding DUF1883 domain-containing protein: MAHSFSYTHYDLDMQRGGTMIEITLSAVANVRLMSHGNFDLFRNARQHRFLGGVARQSPIRLKIPQSGHWHVVVDMEGHAGKAESSIRLVPQAPRKPAPHFSAA; this comes from the coding sequence ATGGCGCACAGCTTTTCCTATACGCATTACGACCTCGACATGCAGCGCGGCGGCACAATGATCGAGATCACGCTCTCGGCCGTCGCCAATGTGCGCCTGATGAGCCACGGCAATTTCGACCTCTTCAGGAACGCCCGCCAGCACAGGTTTCTCGGCGGCGTCGCCAGGCAGTCTCCGATCCGGCTGAAGATACCGCAAAGCGGACACTGGCATGTCGTGGTGGACATGGAGGGTCATGCCGGAAAGGCGGAATCCTCGATCAGGCTGGTGCCGCAGGCGCCGCGGAAGCCGGCGCCGCACTTCAGCGCGGCCTAG
- a CDS encoding alpha/beta family hydrolase — MSLPFLFTGPAGGRVTVLLAHGSGAPMDSPSMNAASLALAAEGLRVARFEFAYMAARRTQGSRRPPPKAETLNPEFCAAVAELRASGRLVIGGKSMGGRVASMVADGLYAEGRIAGLLCLGYPFHPPEKPAQLRTAHLMTLKVPTLICQGTRDPFGTSDEVPAYGLPARIDFLWLEDGDHDLKPRKTISGFSAADHLATMAKRVKAWTDTL, encoded by the coding sequence ATGAGCCTGCCCTTCCTCTTCACCGGCCCCGCGGGCGGGCGCGTCACCGTGCTCCTTGCCCATGGCAGCGGCGCGCCGATGGATTCGCCGTCGATGAATGCGGCCTCTCTGGCGCTTGCGGCCGAGGGCTTGCGCGTCGCCCGCTTCGAGTTCGCCTACATGGCCGCCCGCCGCACGCAGGGCAGCCGCAGGCCGCCGCCGAAAGCCGAGACGCTGAACCCGGAATTTTGCGCCGCCGTCGCCGAGCTCCGCGCGAGCGGCAGGCTCGTCATCGGCGGCAAATCGATGGGCGGGCGCGTCGCCAGCATGGTGGCGGACGGGCTTTACGCGGAAGGGCGCATCGCCGGCCTCCTCTGCCTCGGCTATCCTTTCCACCCGCCGGAAAAGCCGGCCCAACTGCGCACCGCGCACCTGATGACGCTCAAGGTGCCGACGCTGATCTGCCAGGGCACGCGCGATCCCTTCGGCACAAGCGACGAGGTGCCGGCCTATGGCCTGCCGGCGCGCATCGACTTCCTCTGGCTCGAGGACGGCGACCATGACCTCAAGCCGCGCAAGACCATTTCCGGCTTCTCCGCCGCCGACCACCTTGCCACGATGGCCAAGAGGGTGAAGGCCTGGACGGACACGCTCTGA
- a CDS encoding endonuclease/exonuclease/phosphatase family protein: MPTERRRGPVALAYRVLVLPGVIAYLFAVSVVVLAADRFWLVDLLTFAWPYVVTAGAFFLVGALVTRRLKAIAIALLGVAVALIPAFDVPTARSFGPGSGLKVLTANLYVDNEKDPAVFIDILRREKPDIVVLQETTATWEQALSASGLYPHESSAESRARDDLKVFSRLPIRAETELKRAFTEEYAYKQPLRLELELNGKPLFLYAFHPETPRRPWKWRDRNAYLSAAADAVKGDLETAPVIVAGDWNTPTWSPFFRNFLRQAGLASTAGGWLQPVTRFSMKLDRLAYIGASIDHIVVSPDIAVLARHVGPAFGSNHLPVIAELSVPES; the protein is encoded by the coding sequence ATGCCGACAGAACGCCGCCGGGGACCGGTCGCCCTCGCCTACCGCGTCCTCGTCCTGCCGGGCGTCATTGCCTACCTTTTCGCCGTGAGCGTGGTCGTGCTTGCCGCCGACCGGTTCTGGCTCGTCGATCTCCTCACCTTCGCCTGGCCCTATGTGGTGACCGCCGGTGCCTTCTTCCTCGTCGGCGCCCTCGTGACGCGTCGTCTGAAGGCGATCGCGATCGCGCTTCTCGGCGTCGCCGTCGCGCTCATTCCCGCCTTCGACGTGCCGACCGCCCGCTCCTTCGGCCCCGGCAGCGGGCTGAAGGTGCTCACCGCCAATCTCTACGTCGATAACGAGAAGGACCCCGCCGTCTTCATCGACATCCTGCGCCGGGAAAAGCCCGACATCGTCGTGCTGCAGGAAACGACGGCGACGTGGGAACAGGCGCTGTCCGCCTCCGGGCTCTATCCCCACGAAAGCAGCGCCGAAAGCCGCGCGCGCGACGACCTCAAGGTCTTCTCCCGGCTGCCGATCCGCGCGGAAACCGAGCTGAAGCGCGCCTTCACCGAGGAATATGCCTACAAGCAGCCCCTGCGGCTGGAACTGGAGCTGAACGGCAAGCCGCTCTTCCTCTATGCCTTCCATCCCGAAACGCCGCGCCGGCCGTGGAAGTGGCGCGATCGCAACGCCTATCTTTCCGCCGCCGCAGACGCGGTGAAGGGCGATCTCGAAACGGCGCCGGTCATCGTCGCGGGGGACTGGAACACGCCCACCTGGTCACCCTTCTTCCGCAACTTTCTCCGGCAGGCGGGCCTTGCTTCCACGGCCGGCGGCTGGCTGCAGCCGGTGACCCGCTTCAGCATGAAGCTCGACAGGCTCGCCTATATCGGCGCCTCGATCGACCATATCGTCGTGTCGCCGGACATCGCGGTGCTGGCCCGGCACGTCGGCCCGGCCTTCGGCTCGAACCACCTTCCCGTCATCGCCGAACTTTCCGTGCCGGAGAGCTGA